Part of the Arthrobacter globiformis genome is shown below.
CACCGTCCAGTACCTCGCCAAGGCAGCTGAGGCCGTGGACGCAGCCCCGGCCGGCCTTGCCCCGGCGGGCCCGGATTCCGGCGCGGAAGCGGCCGACGGCGGCACCGTTGCCGGCGGCGCCGAGGCCACAACCAGTGCCGTAGGCGGGTGGAGCGAGGCGCTCCGTGTCCGGGGAACTGTTGCCGCCGCCGTCGAACGCGTCCAGCTCCTGGTGAGCCAGAACCTGGGGCCCGGGCCCCTTGCCTTCGATGAACGGTACGGCAAATGCATGGCGGACCTGTCCCTCTACGTGCGGCAGCACCACGCAACGCGTGACGACGCCCAGTTGGGCGCACTCACCCTCCAGGGGGAGCACGCATGGTGACGTTTTCCGCCGCTGCGCTCCTGCGAGGACAGTGCCCTGGTTGAGCAGCTGCGGCGGAGGGGCTTAGCCGTCATGGCAAGGGACAGCACGCGTGTGCTGACTTCCGGACGGACCGTCGCCCGGGCGCCGCACGGTTTTGGTGCCCACCTCCGTGCCTCGGGCCTGGAGATGGCTGCCGCGCTCCGGAGCAGCTGAAAGCTGCGCCGCACCTCCCGGGCAGTAGCCTGTGGCGGCAGCTGCCCGGGGTTCACCTCAAGTCGTTCAGTGGCTGCTGCCACTGCCCCGGCTGGCGGTGGCTCCGCCGTCGCCGTTCCGGCGGTCGTCCTGGCCGTTGCCGCGCCGGTCCGGGTCGTGCTGGTCGCTGCCGTCGTTGCCGTTGCCCTGCTCGCTGTACTTCTCCCGCAGTTCGCGCCCCAGGCGGATGTCTTCCTCTTCCTTCTCCTGGAGCTTGTCGCTCTTCTTCGTATCGCGGGGCGGGAGCTGGAGCGTGTCCTCAGCCTCAATGCCGGCCTGCAGTTGCCGTCCACGCTCCATCTCGGCGTCGAACTCGGCGCCAAAAAGCAGGGACATGTTAAGGATCCAGAGCCACAGCAGCATGACGATCACGCCGCCGATCGCGCCGTACGTCTTGTTGTAGTTGCTGAAGTTACCCACGTAAAAGCCAAAACCCACCGAGGCCAGCACGAAAATAAAGAGGGCGATGAGGGAACCAAGGCTCATCCAGCGGAACTTTGGCTGGCGGACGTTCGGAGTGAAGTAATAGAGGATGGCGATGACCACGATCACCAGCGCCACAATGACCGGCCACTTCGCGATGTTCCACACGGTCAGGAACACTCCGCCCAGCCCCATGGCATTGCCAACGGCCTCCGCCACCGGGCCGCTGATAACGAGCATTGCGGCGAGCAGCGCAACGATGATCAGAGAGACCACTGTGACGCCGAGCATGGTGCCGCGAAGCTTTACGAATCCCCGGCCCTCATCTATTTCATAAATCCGGTTCATCGCCCGGCCGAACGCGGTCACATACCCCGACGCGGACCAGATGGCTGTCGCGAGACCGATGACCAGAGTGAAGCCGGCTGCCGGTGAGGTGGTCAGCTCCTGGATAGGTCCGCGGATCATCTCCACCGCCTGCCCGGGCGCGACGCCCTGGACGATTTCCAGGAGTGCCGCCGTCGTCTTTTCCGCCTGTCCAAAGATGCCGAGCAGCGAAACGAGGGCGAGCAGGGCGGGGAAGAGCGAGAAGATCGCGTAGTAGGTAAGTCCGGCCGAGAGGTCGGGGCATTGGTCAGCAGTAAATTCACGCAGGGTCTTGCGGGCAATGTACTTCCACGATGGCTTGTCCACATCGGTGGGACTGTCCGGCTTCCGCGTGTCATCCGGGGCAGGCGCGCTTCCCGCCTTTGCTGTGCTGGTTTCCGGGGCTTCTTTCGTAGCCATTGGGCATCCTTTCGTTCGCGGGCGGGGCCAAGTTCCGGAAGTCGCGGAACGTTCCCTGCCCGCTGTCAGGGGTTTGGGCTCGTGGGTCGTGCAACGGGTAGCATCAGAGGTCAGTCGCTACTGTCCGGGCGCTCTGGGTGGGTTGCGGCGGTCCAGGGTTAGGGGGTCGCTGCCCAGCGGATCGTCGGCCGGCTGCTTTCCGTCCAGCGGATCGTCCGCCATCCGGGTGTCCGACTGCGGCGTCTCGGCCAGCTGGCTGGAGGTCAGCGGATTGGGATCCTGGTCCGGACCGCCGCTGTCCGGACCGCCGCCGGCCTCTTCGGGACGTGCGCTTTCAGTGTCGTCGAGTGGGGCCCCTGCGCCCTGCGGACCTTGGTTCTCCGTCATGGTTGATACCTCTCCAGCATCTCGGGTTGCCGAGTACAACCGGCAATCACTCGCCATAAAATAGTAAGCATGATTACTATTAGATAGTAAGTACCCTGAGGGCCGCTAGTTCAACCGGCCGCCCGCTCCGGCAACGTTTGCCCGGCGCAGGTGACCAACCTGCCGGATAGTCACGTGCTGAAAAAGAGAGAGGTGGATCCACGGTGGACCCAAGTGCCTGGATTTGGATCGTCGTTGTAATCGTCGTCATTGCACTCGTTGTGGTGCTTCTGATGTCCAGCCGTAAGCGCAGGGAGGCGTTCCAGCAGAAGCGCGATGAGCAGAACCGCCAGCACGCATCCGAGATCCGCAGGAAAGCGGAGAATGCCGATCTTGAGGCGCGCGAAAACGAGGCGCGGGCCATGCACGCCAAGGCTGATGCCGAGAAAGCTCAGGTAGAGGCTGCCCGGCTTCGCCAGGAGGCTGAGCAAAAGCAGTCGGCTGCCCAGGACCTCCGGACGGATGCCGAGAAGCACCAGTACAAGGCGAACGCCCTTGACCCGGACGTGGACGAGGATGGCAACCGGCGCGACGATGCACGAGCGGATGCCGGAACTGATGATGATCGGGCCGCCGATGCGCGGAACGCTGGCGGCCGGGACGCCGACGGCAGCACTGACGCTACCCGGCGGAACACTCCGCGCGAGTAGGTCGCCGTCGGTTGTTTGCACCACCGGAAGGCCCGCTGGTTGCAGCAGCGGATGTCAGTGCCAGGGTATTAGCGGTGCCGGGCGAGGCCGAGGAGGCTGCGCCGCGGTTTGAGCGGTGGAGACGCCGGAACGCCGGCGCCTTTGCCCATGCCGTCTATCACGTCACGGATGGCTTCAAGTGAGGGCGTGTGCGGCTCCCAGCCGAGCTCGTTCCGGATCCGTCCGGTGTCCATGATCGGTGCGCCCGCAGCCATCTCCACCCACCCCGAGTCCGTCTGCTGAAGCCGCAGCCGCCAGGTGGCGCCGACGAAGGCGTGCAGCGCGCGGACCGGTATGGGGAGAACCCTCTTGGCCGAAAAAAGCCTGGCCAGGTTTTGCGGTGTGACCACCGGTTCCGCCGCCACATTAAAGGCCCCGCTGGCCTTGCGCTCAAGCACGCGCCAGTACGCGTCCGCGACGTCGTCGGCATGCACCGCCTGGAAGACAAGTTCGTCGGGAACCGGCAATACCGGCAACGCCGGCCGGCGCGGGACGAGCCTCGGGTGCACCCATCCCAGGAAGTACCTGCCGATTTCGCTTCCGGCCTCCGCCTGGAAGATGAGTCCGGGGCGCAGCCTGGCCACGGCAACCGAGGGATTGTCCGCCGCGAACCCGTCCAGCAGCTTTTCCTGCTCCGCCTTGTGCCGGCTGTAATGTGAGCCCTCGATGCCGCCTGCCGGCCAGGATTCGTCCACGCGGGGGTCCTTCGGTGACTTGCTGTACGCGCCAACCGAGGAGGCGCAGACCACGTGATTCACGCCTGCGTCCCGGGCGGCCGCCAGTACGTTCGCCGTGCCGGTGACATTGGTGCGGTGCAGCAGTGGCAGATCCCGGTTCGGTTGGATCTGCCAGGCGAGATGCACCACGGCGTCTGCTCCGGCAAAGGCCTTGGCCAGGTTCTGTGCCGCACTGTCACCGCCCACGTCCAGGGTGTGCCATTCGACGCCGGCGTACGGTGGCCGTGAAGTGTCTGGCGCGCGGCGGCTGATGCCCACCAGTTCCAGCCCGCCGGGGTGTTCCTGCCGGGCCTTCTGGAGCCTGCGCAGGAGTGCTGTTCCCGCATTGCCGCTGGCGCCCGTGATAGCGATGCGCATGAAATGCCTTCCGTCCGTTGCCCTGGAAACGTGACTGCCGGGCCGCCTGGTAACGGTCCCGTGGCCCTGGTGCTTCTTTCGAGCCTAACGCCTGGGGCCATTGTGCAATAAGCACGCTTATGATTTCCTTCTTCTAAGTCTTGCCGCAGGCTTTCTCGAGCTACCGATCGAAGGAACCCACGACAATGCCAGAAACTCCGCCTTCTTTGTCCATGACCGGCCCGCCCCGCGCAGCACCCCGGCCTGTGCACCCGCCTGCGACCCCGGTAGTGCCCCAGACGGGGCGGCTGCACGATGCTTTCCAGAACCAACTGGTGCTCGATTACCTGGATCTGGCGGAGGCGCTCGCCTCGCGGTTTGCAGCCCGGGGACGGGAGCGCTCAGACCTGGTCCAGGTGGCCTACCTGGGGCTCATCAAGGCCGCCCGGGGCTTCGATGAGGAGAAGGGCGAAAGCTTCCCTGCCTACGCGGCGCCCACCATCAGCGGCGAACTCAAGCGCTTCTTGCGGGACCGGTGCTGGACCGTCCGGCCGCCACGGCGCATCCAGGACGTCCGGACGCAGCTCCAGCACACCGCCCCGGACCTGGCCCAGTCGTTGGGCCGTGTTCCGTCGGCGCAGGAATTGGCCAGCGAACTGGGCGTTACCCCGGCTGACGTCCGGGAAGCGCAGGCCGCCGGCAGCAGCATGCATCCCGACTCGCTGGACAGCCCGGATCCCTGGGGCGGGCCAACCATGGGCGAGGGGCTGGTCTCCCCGGACCAGCCGATCGAGCACCTCGAAGAACTCGTGTGCCTCCACGAGGCAATCCAGGAGTTGGACCCTGACGACCGGGAGATGCTGTACCGGCGCTACTTCCGCGAGGAGACCCAGGTGGAACTCGGCAAACGGTTCGGCATCTCCCAGATGCAGGTGTCCCGGCGGCTGTCTCGGATCCTAGTTTGGCTGCAGCGCCGGCTGCTCGATGAGGAGGACCGGAGCGGCGAGGGCCGGAGCGGCGGCAGCGCCCGCAGCGCCAGGGGGGACAGCGATCGGGCAAGCGCGGATCAGGGGAGCCCGAGCCGCCCCACCGCCGCCAGGACATCCTCCACTGAAACTGCCAGCAGGGCCGGATCAGGAGTGGCCGCGAAGGTGTCGCCGCGGCGCGCCTGAGCGTCCGTTAGTACGATGTGCGGTCCTGGTGGTGGGCCCCAGACCTCAGCCGGGGCCGGACCGAAAAGCACCACCGAAGGCCGCGCATACGCAGAGGCGAGGTGCGCCGCACCGGTGTCCGCGGACACCACAAGCCGGGATTCCGCGATGGCGGCCATGAATTCGGCCAGCCGCAGCCGCCCCGCCAGGACCTGGACTTCCGGGAGCCCGGCGAGCCGTGCAACGTCCAGTGCCCGCGGCCGTTCCGCCGAGCTGCCGGTAAACATCACCCGGTGACCATCCTCCGCGAGGGTGCGGGCCACTTCGGCAAAGCGGTCCTCGGGCCACAGCCGGCTGCCGTATGCAGCCCCCACGTGCAGCACGGTGGCTCCAGGGCAGGGGCTGGGAACGGCCGGCGGGAGAAGCCGGAAATCGTCCGGTTCCGCGTCGATGCCATGCCACTGCAGCAGCCTGGTCCACCGCTCGCGCTCATGGATTTCCTCCAGCCACCCCGGGCCCGGCCGCTCGAGGGTCCGGTGGCCGACGATGGTTTTGGGCTGGACGGCGGTGATGCGGGCCTCGCTTTCGGGTCCGCTGCCGTGCAGGTTCACGGCGATATCCACCTTGCCTGCCTCGATGGGAATCGGAACGTCCAGGCCATGCGTCGGAAGCAGTTCGTAGCCTCCCACCAGCTCCAGCGCGTCTTCCAGCCAGTCCTGGGCCGCGTAGAGCAGGCGGTGTTCCGGATAGGCACGCCGCAGGGCGCGGAGCGCCGGAACCGCAACCAGCAAGTCGCCAAGCTTCAGTGCCCGCAGGACCAGCAGGACCGGTTGTTCATGCTTGCCGTTTGATGCTTCCACTGCCGTCCTTCTCCTCCTCGGTCTGGTACTGCCGCGCCGCCTGTCGAGGAGTCTAGCGGAGAAGAAGTACGCGGCCTTCTGTTTAGGTCTCGCGTGGGCGGGGAACGAAGGGGATATGGCAAGTGATGCTTCTACGCTCAAGGCTGTGCTTTTCGACCGGGACGGGACGCTTGTAGTTGACGTGCCTTACAACGGCGACCCGCAGAGGGTCACGCCCTTTCCCGGTGCGCGGAAAGTCCTCGACGAAGTGCGCAGCTTGGGACTGGCCACCGGCGTGCTGAGTAACCAGTCGGGCATTGCCCGCGGCCTCCTGACAGCCGAGGAGGTGGACAACGTGAACGCGCGGGTGGAGGACCTGCTGGGCCCTTTTGACGTCTGGGAGGTCTGCCCGCACGGGGCCGGGGATGGCTGCCTGTGCCGTAAGCCGTCGCCGGGCATGATCCACAGCGCCTGCCGGCGTCTCGGCATCGACCCTTCAGAGGCGGCGTTCATCGGCGACATCGGCAGCGACGTCGAGGCGGCCGCGGCCGCCGGTGCACGGGGGGTCCTGGTTCCCACTCCGCAGACCAGAACCGAAGAAGTCGAGGCCGCCGCCGAGGTAGCCGCAGACCTCGAGCAGGCTGTTGCGCTGCTGTTTGGGGAGCTGCTGCTTGGGGGACCTCGGGGACCGGTGCTTCGAGGACCGGCATGAGCAGGGTCCTCGTGGCCCGGCTGGACAGCGTCGGTGACGTCCTCCTGGCAGGCCCGGCAGTCCGGGCCGTGGCGAACGGACGGCGGGCCGACGGCGGCAGCCCCAACGACGTCGTCGTGCTTTGCGGACCGCAGGGCCAATCGGCGGCCTCACTGCTGCCCAATGTGGCCGACGTCTTTGCCTGGGACACCCCGTGGATCAGCAACCCTGCCCCGGCGGTCACAGGACCGCATTTGGACTCGCTGGTGGGGTACGTCCGGAATTCCCGCATCACCGAGGCGGTCATCCTCACCTCCTTTCACCAGTCGCCGCTTCCGCTGGCGCTCCTCCTGCGGCTAGCCGGCGTGGAGCGCATCACCGGCGCGTCCACTGACTACGCGGGCACCCTCTTGGACGTCAGGCTGAAACCCGGCGAGGACTTTCCCGAGGACCAGCCGGAATCCGTTCGGGCGCTCGGCATCGCCCGGGCGGCGGGCTTCCAGCTCAAGACGGGTGACGACGGAAAGCTCATGGTCAAGGACCCTCCCGGCATCCGGCACCTGGTGGGGGAGGGCCCCTACGTGGTGGTCCACCCGGGGGCAACGGTCCCGGCGCGGGCCTGGCCGCCGCTGCACCATGCGGCGGCCGTGGAGCTGCTGGAGGGCGCCGGCCACCGGGTGGTGGTGACCGGCGGTCCGGGGGAAACAGCCCTCACCGCAACCGTGGCCGGCCCTTCTGCCATTGACCTCGGCGGACGGACAGACCTTTCCACCCTCTCCGGTGTCCTGGCCAACGCGGATGTCGTGGTCACCGGCAACACCGGGCCCGCCCACCTGGCCGCCGCCGTCGGAACCCCGGTGGTGAGCCTGTTTTCCCCGGTTGTGCCGGCCGTCCGGTGGGCGCCGTACGGCGTTCCGCTGGAACTGCTGGGCGACCAGAACGCGCCGTGCCGGCTCAGCCGCGCACGCGACTGTCCGGTACCGGGACATCCCTGCCTCAGCTCTGTTTCGCCGGAGCAGGTGGTGGAAGCCGTCGAACGCCTGCTGAGTGGGGTCTCCTCCCTCAGCACACGGAGAAAGGTCCGGAAACAATGAGAATCCTGCTTTGGCACGTGCACGGGTCGTGGACGGACGCCTTTGTCCGCGGCCGGCACGAGTACCTGCTGCCGGTCCTGCCCGGCGGCGGTCCCTGGGGACTGGGCCGGGCGGGCCGGCCCTGGCCAGCTTCCGTGCGGGAGGTCGCGCTCGCGGAGCTGGACTCCGGCAGTATTGACGCCGTCGTGCTTCAGCGTCCGGAGGAAGCCGCGGAGGTGACGCGCGTCCTGGGCCGCCGGACCGGCGTCGATCTTCCCGCCGTGTACGTGGAACACAACACCCCCAAGGGTGATGTTCCCTTCACCGTCCATCCGCTCGGGGATCAGAACGGCATCCCGATCGTCCACGTGACCCATTTCAACGAGCTGTTCTGGGACAGCGGCCGCGCACCGACCAAGGTCATCGAGCACGGCATCGCGGACCCCGGCTACCTTTACACGGGCGAGGTCCCGGAGCTGGGCGTGGTGGTCAATGAACCGGTGCGCCGCGGACGGGTGACGGGCACGGACCTGCTGCCCCGCTTCGCCACCGCAGCCCCGCTCCAGGTCTTCGGCATGGGCGGCGAGGGGCTGGCGCAGGCTACGGGAATTCCTTCGGCGCGCCTCACCGTCCGGGGCGATCTGAAAACCGCGGAGCTCCACCGTGAACTGGCGCGCTGCCGGGCATACCTGCACCCGCTGCGCTGGACTTCGCTTGGGCTGGCGCTGCTGGAGGCGATGCATCTCGGCATGCCGGTCCTGGCGCTGGCCACCACCGAGGCGGCACGGGCCGTCCCGCCCGAGGCAGGCTGCATCTCCACTGACGTGGAGGAGCTGGGCCGGTGTGCCCGGCAGCTGGTCAACGATCCGGAGGAGGCGCGACGGCGGGGCAAAGTTGCCCGGGAAGCGGCGCTGGAGCGCTATGGGCTGGAACGTTTTCTGGCCGACTGGGATGAGCTGCTGGCGGATCTTGTGCCGGCCGGCGGCGGAGGGAAAGTACAGGGGGAGGGGCGGCTGCAGGGGTCTTTGGAGGGGGCGCCATCCGGCGATGCAGCTTTGAAGGGGTCCGGACCGGATGCCCTCACCGCGGCGCGAGAAGGGAATATGCATTGAAGATCTCAATGATTTCGGAACACGCCAGTCCTTTGGCAGCGCTTGGCGGAGTGGACGCCGGCGGCCAGAACGTCCATGTGGCGGCCCTTTCGTCGGCACTGGCCCGTCGGGGCCACCGGGTAACGGTCTACACGAGGCGTGACTCGCCGGATTTGCCCACGAGGGTGCGGGTGCATCCACGGCTCGAGGTGGTGCACGTGGACGCCGGGCCGGCCGAACATGTGCCCAAGGACGATCTGCTGCCCTTCATGGGCGCCCTGGCGGACGGCGTGGTCCGGGACTGGGACGGCTCGCCGCCGCACGTGGTGCACGGCCACTTCTGGATGTCCGGCGTCGCCGCGCTGGACGCCGCACGCCGTGACCCGGGCGGCTTCCGGGTTCCGGTGGTGCAGACCTTCCACGCATTGGGCACGGTCAAGCGCCGCCACCAGGGCGCCGCCGACACGAGCCCGGCCGAGAGGCGTTTCCTCGAACCGTCCGTGGGCCGGTCGGCGGACCGGATCGTCGCCACGTGCTCCGACGAAGTGTTCGAGCTGAGGGCGATGGGGATCGATACCCGCCGGGTTTCCATCGCCCCCTGCGGAGTGGATCTGGAACTCTTCTCCAGCGACGGTCCGGCCGACCCTCCCTCCCGCTCCCACCGCATCCTGTCCGTGGGCCGCCTGGTCCCGCGCAAGGGTATGGATCTGGTGATCCGCGCGCTGCCGTATCTGCTGCAGGCGGGGTTCGACGACGTCGAGCTGCTCATTGTGGGCGGCGACGCGGACGCGGACGCGGGCGGGCAGGATCCGGAGGCGCGCAGGCTGCTGGACCTTGCCCGGGACCTCGGGGTGGCGGACCATGTGGAGCTCCGGGGCCAGGTCCCCCGGGAGGCCATGCCCGGAGTCTTCCGAAGTGCGGACGCTGTGGTCTGCACTCCGTGGTACGAGCCCTTCGGGATTGTTCCGCTGGAGGCCATGGCCTGCGGCGTTCCGGTAGTTGCCGCTGCGGTGGGCGGCCTGACGGACAGCGTGGTGGACCGGGGAACCGGCCTGCACGTGCCGCCGAAGGACCCGGAAGCCATCGCCAAAGCCATCGGCACCTTGTTGGCCAGCCCGGACCTGCGCGCAAAACTCGGGCGCGCCGGCGAGCGGCGGGCCAAAGCCCGCTACTCCTGGAGCAGAGTCGCCGCCGAAACCGAAAAGGCCTACCAGTTGGCTATCGCAGGTTCTGTAGACGCTGGCAGCCTGGAATCGATGGAAGGAGCGGCACTGTGACTACGGAATCCCTGCGGGAGGCTGAGCTTCCTGCCATGAACCGGGTTGGCACACCGGGTTTTCCCTCTCTGGACGCGGACTCCTCCCCGGAGGAGGCTGGGCAGGACGACGCCCGGCACGACGCCAGTCCGGGCCCCCGGGAGGCAGTGCGGACCCACCTGGAAAACGTCCTGCCCGCCCTGCGGTCCCTGGAAAGCCAGGCAGACAGGCTGGCCGACTGGGGCGTGGAGCTGGCCCAGCGCCTGCTGAGCGGGCAGAAACTGCTTGCCGCCGGAAACGGCGGGTCCGCCGCCGAGGCGCAGCATCTGACTGCGGAACTTGTTGGCAGGTTCGACGGCGAGCGGATGCCCTTTTCCGCGATCTCCCTGCACGCGGAGAGTTCGGCCGTCACGGCGATTGCCAATGACTACGGCTACGAAGAGCTCTTCGCCCGGCAGGTCCGCGCCCACGGCAGGTCGGGGGACATCCTCGTGCTGCTGTCCACGAGCGGC
Proteins encoded:
- a CDS encoding YihY/virulence factor BrkB family protein, translating into MATKEAPETSTAKAGSAPAPDDTRKPDSPTDVDKPSWKYIARKTLREFTADQCPDLSAGLTYYAIFSLFPALLALVSLLGIFGQAEKTTAALLEIVQGVAPGQAVEMIRGPIQELTTSPAAGFTLVIGLATAIWSASGYVTAFGRAMNRIYEIDEGRGFVKLRGTMLGVTVVSLIIVALLAAMLVISGPVAEAVGNAMGLGGVFLTVWNIAKWPVIVALVIVVIAILYYFTPNVRQPKFRWMSLGSLIALFIFVLASVGFGFYVGNFSNYNKTYGAIGGVIVMLLWLWILNMSLLFGAEFDAEMERGRQLQAGIEAEDTLQLPPRDTKKSDKLQEKEEEDIRLGRELREKYSEQGNGNDGSDQHDPDRRGNGQDDRRNGDGGATASRGSGSSH
- a CDS encoding NAD-dependent epimerase/dehydratase family protein; translated protein: MRIAITGASGNAGTALLRRLQKARQEHPGGLELVGISRRAPDTSRPPYAGVEWHTLDVGGDSAAQNLAKAFAGADAVVHLAWQIQPNRDLPLLHRTNVTGTANVLAAARDAGVNHVVCASSVGAYSKSPKDPRVDESWPAGGIEGSHYSRHKAEQEKLLDGFAADNPSVAVARLRPGLIFQAEAGSEIGRYFLGWVHPRLVPRRPALPVLPVPDELVFQAVHADDVADAYWRVLERKASGAFNVAAEPVVTPQNLARLFSAKRVLPIPVRALHAFVGATWRLRLQQTDSGWVEMAAGAPIMDTGRIRNELGWEPHTPSLEAIRDVIDGMGKGAGVPASPPLKPRRSLLGLARHR
- a CDS encoding sigma-70 family RNA polymerase sigma factor; this encodes MPETPPSLSMTGPPRAAPRPVHPPATPVVPQTGRLHDAFQNQLVLDYLDLAEALASRFAARGRERSDLVQVAYLGLIKAARGFDEEKGESFPAYAAPTISGELKRFLRDRCWTVRPPRRIQDVRTQLQHTAPDLAQSLGRVPSAQELASELGVTPADVREAQAAGSSMHPDSLDSPDPWGGPTMGEGLVSPDQPIEHLEELVCLHEAIQELDPDDREMLYRRYFREETQVELGKRFGISQMQVSRRLSRILVWLQRRLLDEEDRSGEGRSGGSARSARGDSDRASADQGSPSRPTAARTSSTETASRAGSGVAAKVSPRRA
- a CDS encoding glycosyltransferase family 9 protein, translated to MEASNGKHEQPVLLVLRALKLGDLLVAVPALRALRRAYPEHRLLYAAQDWLEDALELVGGYELLPTHGLDVPIPIEAGKVDIAVNLHGSGPESEARITAVQPKTIVGHRTLERPGPGWLEEIHERERWTRLLQWHGIDAEPDDFRLLPPAVPSPCPGATVLHVGAAYGSRLWPEDRFAEVARTLAEDGHRVMFTGSSAERPRALDVARLAGLPEVQVLAGRLRLAEFMAAIAESRLVVSADTGAAHLASAYARPSVVLFGPAPAEVWGPPPGPHIVLTDAQARRGDTFAATPDPALLAVSVEDVLAAVGRLGLP
- a CDS encoding D-glycero-alpha-D-manno-heptose-1,7-bisphosphate 7-phosphatase; its protein translation is MASDASTLKAVLFDRDGTLVVDVPYNGDPQRVTPFPGARKVLDEVRSLGLATGVLSNQSGIARGLLTAEEVDNVNARVEDLLGPFDVWEVCPHGAGDGCLCRKPSPGMIHSACRRLGIDPSEAAFIGDIGSDVEAAAAAGARGVLVPTPQTRTEEVEAAAEVAADLEQAVALLFGELLLGGPRGPVLRGPA
- a CDS encoding glycosyltransferase family 9 protein, giving the protein MSRVLVARLDSVGDVLLAGPAVRAVANGRRADGGSPNDVVVLCGPQGQSAASLLPNVADVFAWDTPWISNPAPAVTGPHLDSLVGYVRNSRITEAVILTSFHQSPLPLALLLRLAGVERITGASTDYAGTLLDVRLKPGEDFPEDQPESVRALGIARAAGFQLKTGDDGKLMVKDPPGIRHLVGEGPYVVVHPGATVPARAWPPLHHAAAVELLEGAGHRVVVTGGPGETALTATVAGPSAIDLGGRTDLSTLSGVLANADVVVTGNTGPAHLAAAVGTPVVSLFSPVVPAVRWAPYGVPLELLGDQNAPCRLSRARDCPVPGHPCLSSVSPEQVVEAVERLLSGVSSLSTRRKVRKQ
- a CDS encoding glycosyltransferase, encoding MRILLWHVHGSWTDAFVRGRHEYLLPVLPGGGPWGLGRAGRPWPASVREVALAELDSGSIDAVVLQRPEEAAEVTRVLGRRTGVDLPAVYVEHNTPKGDVPFTVHPLGDQNGIPIVHVTHFNELFWDSGRAPTKVIEHGIADPGYLYTGEVPELGVVVNEPVRRGRVTGTDLLPRFATAAPLQVFGMGGEGLAQATGIPSARLTVRGDLKTAELHRELARCRAYLHPLRWTSLGLALLEAMHLGMPVLALATTEAARAVPPEAGCISTDVEELGRCARQLVNDPEEARRRGKVAREAALERYGLERFLADWDELLADLVPAGGGGKVQGEGRLQGSLEGAPSGDAALKGSGPDALTAAREGNMH
- a CDS encoding glycosyltransferase, giving the protein MKISMISEHASPLAALGGVDAGGQNVHVAALSSALARRGHRVTVYTRRDSPDLPTRVRVHPRLEVVHVDAGPAEHVPKDDLLPFMGALADGVVRDWDGSPPHVVHGHFWMSGVAALDAARRDPGGFRVPVVQTFHALGTVKRRHQGAADTSPAERRFLEPSVGRSADRIVATCSDEVFELRAMGIDTRRVSIAPCGVDLELFSSDGPADPPSRSHRILSVGRLVPRKGMDLVIRALPYLLQAGFDDVELLIVGGDADADAGGQDPEARRLLDLARDLGVADHVELRGQVPREAMPGVFRSADAVVCTPWYEPFGIVPLEAMACGVPVVAAAVGGLTDSVVDRGTGLHVPPKDPEAIAKAIGTLLASPDLRAKLGRAGERRAKARYSWSRVAAETEKAYQLAIAGSVDAGSLESMEGAAL
- a CDS encoding D-sedoheptulose-7-phosphate isomerase, giving the protein MTTESLREAELPAMNRVGTPGFPSLDADSSPEEAGQDDARHDASPGPREAVRTHLENVLPALRSLESQADRLADWGVELAQRLLSGQKLLAAGNGGSAAEAQHLTAELVGRFDGERMPFSAISLHAESSAVTAIANDYGYEELFARQVRAHGRSGDILVLLSTSGQSPNLLRAAEAASRLNVTTWALTGPAPNPLASCCDDAVAIDAISANAQEGHLIALHAICRAFEAEVVRRGQGVPGPEADRG